One part of the Thermodesulfovibrio sp. 3462-1 genome encodes these proteins:
- a CDS encoding ABC transporter permease subunit, translated as MKIPICIPAETFKVRAIDVAVFLIVLGILSFIIYIASQWSTPYEKTLEIDLNPSNIPEYALQSLARIFSAYLLSLLFSIWYGYTASRSKIHEKIMIPLLDILQSIPVLSFLPGVVLAMISLFPGKRIGLELACVLLIFTGQVWNMTFSFYHSINTIPKELREVVKVFKMNKFSKFLRLDLPFSAIGLIWNSMMSVAGGWFFLMACEMFILEDKDFRLPGIGSYIQTAANKGNIEHVIYGLGTMIFLIIILDLFVWRPLIVWSQKFRLETVPPEEERESLILNLFSGSVFIKKVREFITSAINKMEKMSYRKFAFSESLLINKLSKIMGMVSLLIILMVIIWAILKASNLISSVSLTDILTIIKAAFYSLLRVSVALLIALAWTLPVGVYIGLNPRAAKILQGIVQIAASVPATAVFPVILLFLIKLGGGLDIGAIFLMLLGTQWYLLFNIIAGASAIPKDLIEISKAYGIKGLRRWKTLILPGIFPYLVTGLITASGGAWNATIVSEYVSFGGEIMHTTGLGSLISQSSASGNFGVLLLSTGFMSLIVVGINRMLWKRLFILAKTKYILE; from the coding sequence ATGAAAATACCCATCTGTATTCCTGCTGAAACATTTAAAGTAAGAGCAATTGATGTGGCAGTATTTTTGATTGTTCTGGGAATTCTCTCTTTCATTATATATATTGCCTCTCAGTGGAGCACTCCTTATGAAAAGACTTTGGAAATAGATCTAAATCCTTCAAATATTCCAGAATATGCCCTTCAGTCTCTGGCAAGAATTTTTTCTGCCTATTTACTGTCGCTCCTTTTTTCAATATGGTATGGATATACTGCATCAAGAAGTAAGATTCATGAAAAAATAATGATTCCCCTTCTTGATATTCTCCAGTCAATTCCAGTGCTTTCTTTTTTACCAGGAGTGGTTTTAGCAATGATATCTCTATTCCCAGGCAAAAGAATAGGACTTGAACTTGCCTGTGTTCTTCTTATTTTTACTGGACAGGTATGGAATATGACCTTTAGCTTTTATCATTCCATCAATACCATTCCAAAGGAATTAAGAGAAGTAGTAAAAGTTTTCAAAATGAATAAATTTTCAAAGTTCTTAAGACTTGATCTTCCCTTCAGTGCCATAGGCCTTATCTGGAACAGTATGATGAGTGTAGCAGGTGGCTGGTTTTTTCTAATGGCATGTGAGATGTTCATTCTTGAAGATAAAGATTTCAGACTGCCAGGCATTGGCTCTTATATTCAGACCGCGGCGAATAAAGGAAACATTGAGCATGTAATTTATGGGCTTGGCACTATGATTTTTTTGATAATTATTCTTGACCTGTTTGTATGGAGACCTCTCATTGTATGGTCGCAAAAATTTAGACTGGAAACAGTTCCACCAGAAGAAGAAAGAGAATCCCTTATATTAAATCTCTTTTCCGGCTCTGTTTTTATTAAAAAAGTAAGAGAATTTATTACCAGCGCAATTAATAAAATGGAAAAAATGAGTTACAGGAAATTTGCTTTTTCAGAAAGTCTATTGATTAATAAACTAAGCAAAATAATGGGGATGGTTTCATTATTAATCATTTTAATGGTAATTATATGGGCTATTTTGAAGGCTTCCAATCTTATTTCCTCTGTCAGTTTAACTGATATTTTAACTATAATAAAAGCTGCCTTTTATTCATTGCTGAGGGTTTCAGTGGCTTTATTAATAGCTCTTGCATGGACTCTTCCAGTTGGTGTTTATATTGGACTGAATCCAAGGGCTGCGAAAATCCTACAAGGAATTGTCCAAATAGCGGCAAGTGTTCCTGCAACAGCAGTTTTCCCTGTTATTCTTTTATTTTTAATTAAACTCGGTGGAGGACTTGATATTGGAGCAATATTTCTGATGCTTCTCGGAACTCAGTGGTATCTTCTTTTTAATATAATTGCTGGAGCAAGTGCTATTCCAAAAGATTTGATTGAGATCTCTAAAGCCTATGGAATTAAAGGACTGAGAAGATGGAAAACTCTCATACTTCCTGGAATATTTCCCTATCTTGTTACGGGCTTGATTACTGCCAGTGGAGGCGCATGGAATGCTACAATTGTAAGTGAGTATGTCTCTTTTGGTGGAGAAATAATGCATACAACAGGACTGGGTTCATTAATAAGTCAGTCTTCTGCTTCTGGAAATTTTGGAGTTTTATTGCTATCCACTGGCTTTATGTCATTAATTGTTGTTGGAATAAACAGAATGCTCTGGAAAAGACTTTTTATTTTAGCTAAAACAAAATATATTCTGGAGTAA
- a CDS encoding nitrate/sulfonate/bicarbonate ABC transporter ATP-binding protein: MEKEIILETIGIKKSFLVGKGREITVLQDINLKIYSGEFVSILGQSGAGKSTLLRIIAGIVEPTEGEVLYKGIPLKKARAKIAVVFQSFALFPWFTVLENVKVGLVGQGLNEQEMNEKALRAIDLVGLDGFEDAYPRELSGGMRQRVGIARALAVEPELLLMDEPFSALDVLTADNLRGDIIDLWKNGKMPAKAIILVTHNIEEAVSMSSRAIVLSHNPGKVKAEIPIEMPYPRDRNSRDFKFLLDKIYTVLIKSPEEIPFLLAAGRYQFLPHAKVGAIAGLIELVHDKGGRVDIYALSSELSMEVDDIFPLIEASVILDFGEIKEGDFILTEKGKKWAEADTLEKKEIFKEVALQNVQLIKQIMQVLSTISKHRVSEEFFLDILKNHFTPEESWNQLETAIDWGRYAELFAYDYDAGELYLETAETIDM; the protein is encoded by the coding sequence ATGGAAAAAGAAATTATCCTTGAGACCATAGGCATTAAAAAATCTTTTTTAGTGGGCAAAGGAAGAGAAATCACAGTTTTACAAGATATTAATCTCAAAATATATTCAGGTGAGTTTGTATCAATTCTTGGACAGTCTGGTGCTGGGAAATCAACCCTTTTAAGAATCATTGCAGGAATTGTGGAACCAACTGAAGGAGAGGTCTTATATAAAGGAATACCTCTTAAAAAAGCCAGAGCTAAGATAGCAGTAGTTTTTCAGAGTTTTGCTCTTTTTCCATGGTTTACTGTTCTTGAAAATGTTAAAGTTGGACTGGTAGGACAGGGATTAAACGAACAGGAAATGAATGAAAAAGCTTTGAGAGCAATTGATCTTGTTGGACTCGACGGATTTGAGGATGCCTATCCAAGAGAACTAAGTGGTGGAATGCGCCAGAGAGTTGGAATTGCAAGAGCACTGGCAGTTGAACCTGAACTTCTTCTTATGGATGAACCTTTTTCAGCCCTTGATGTGCTTACAGCTGATAATTTACGTGGAGATATTATTGATTTATGGAAAAATGGAAAAATGCCAGCAAAGGCAATTATTCTTGTAACACACAATATTGAGGAAGCTGTAAGCATGTCAAGCCGTGCTATTGTGTTAAGTCATAATCCAGGAAAGGTGAAAGCTGAAATACCCATTGAAATGCCCTATCCAAGAGACAGAAATTCAAGAGATTTCAAATTTTTACTGGATAAAATATACACTGTTCTTATAAAATCACCGGAGGAAATTCCCTTTCTCCTTGCTGCAGGCAGATACCAGTTCCTTCCCCATGCAAAAGTTGGAGCAATTGCAGGACTTATTGAACTTGTTCATGATAAAGGTGGAAGAGTAGATATTTATGCTCTGAGTTCAGAGCTCAGTATGGAAGTGGATGATATTTTCCCATTGATAGAAGCCTCTGTAATACTTGATTTTGGAGAGATAAAGGAAGGTGACTTTATTCTCACTGAAAAAGGTAAAAAATGGGCAGAGGCTGATACTCTTGAGAAAAAAGAAATATTTAAAGAAGTTGCTCTTCAGAATGTTCAGCTTATTAAACAAATTATGCAGGTTCTGTCAACGATTTCAAAACATAGAGTATCTGAGGAGTTTTTCCTTGATATTCTTAAGAATCATTTTACACCTGAGGAATCATGGAATCAGCTTGAGACAGCCATAGACTGGGGAAGATATGCAGAACTTTTTGCCTATGACTATGATGCTGGAGAACTTTACCTTGAAACAGCTGAAACAATTGATATGTGA
- the malQ gene encoding 4-alpha-glucanotransferase, with product MKQLKQLICELSDLAGIIPFYYNCKGNYIEISVETKAQLISAMGITPEESLHWIEYFKNYPDFLEPVYVIKPGFPVEIYLKENLIRKNSSMKEALIEIFPFEELANKGDALCFKVELSPVAEKKYSIPIPFLPIGYYRLRVSLEKTAGETVLIVVPENCFVPYKNKIWGLQCNLWSLKESAEGNFSHLRKLAEYINSIGGFIGINPLHFNDPEDIYGISPYSAISRQFNTPLYLSKCPVQLKNEKIFEYPYVWKEKMECLRKDFEAFYRDYINANAMDFIAYKNKLCPAIRDDLKYFSVFCFLRERFGKDWQSWSPELRHPSKEILNKIYRDNEKEVLFYEYLQWLVDSELDEIKKYPVLLDMGFCSIKSSFDVWINQEIYALKVEYGAPPDDFNPKGQKWGAPPVIPFKLKEKAYLPFIKILRANMKTKLLRIDHALGLFRAFWIPEGSSPDNGAYVKYPWKDLLGIIALESQLNQTGVIGEDLGTAEEWMKNELIKRKICSWRVFYFEKSQERYKSSSIYPEDSLCSITTHDLPTLKGFWNGKDIELRNKFKIYDEKQAHNAFMERQNDIKKIIALLKEENLLERDSLTELFLAILKFLAKTPSKYLLLYPEDILLLEEQINFPGTTTEYPNWQRKLPFAINEIIKLPIFKEIEAILKEAGRVHSFD from the coding sequence TTGAAACAGCTGAAACAATTGATATGTGAGCTTTCAGATTTAGCTGGAATAATTCCTTTTTACTATAACTGTAAAGGCAATTACATTGAAATATCTGTTGAAACGAAGGCTCAGCTAATTTCTGCTATGGGAATTACCCCTGAAGAGTCTCTGCACTGGATTGAATATTTTAAGAATTATCCTGATTTTTTAGAACCCGTGTATGTTATTAAGCCAGGTTTCCCTGTAGAGATTTATCTAAAAGAGAATCTTATTAGGAAAAACTCTTCAATGAAAGAGGCTCTGATTGAAATTTTTCCTTTTGAGGAATTGGCTAACAAAGGTGATGCTCTTTGTTTTAAGGTAGAGCTATCACCTGTAGCAGAGAAAAAATACAGCATTCCCATTCCTTTTTTGCCAATTGGTTATTACAGATTACGAGTTTCTTTAGAAAAAACAGCCGGTGAAACTGTTTTAATAGTTGTGCCAGAGAATTGTTTTGTCCCTTATAAAAATAAAATATGGGGGCTTCAATGCAATCTCTGGAGCTTAAAAGAAAGTGCAGAAGGAAATTTTTCCCATTTGAGGAAATTGGCTGAATACATAAACAGTATTGGAGGATTTATAGGCATAAATCCTTTACATTTTAATGATCCTGAGGATATATATGGAATAAGTCCCTATTCAGCCATATCAAGGCAGTTTAATACACCTCTTTATTTATCAAAGTGTCCAGTGCAACTTAAAAATGAGAAGATTTTTGAGTATCCCTATGTCTGGAAAGAAAAAATGGAATGCCTCAGAAAAGACTTTGAAGCATTTTACAGGGATTACATCAATGCAAATGCTATGGATTTCATTGCTTATAAAAATAAGCTTTGCCCAGCGATTAGAGATGATTTAAAATACTTTTCAGTTTTTTGTTTTCTGAGAGAAAGATTTGGAAAAGACTGGCAAAGCTGGAGTCCTGAACTTCGCCATCCCAGCAAAGAAATCCTAAATAAAATTTACAGAGACAATGAAAAAGAAGTGCTTTTCTATGAATATCTTCAATGGCTTGTGGATAGTGAACTTGATGAAATTAAAAAATATCCAGTTTTACTTGATATGGGTTTTTGCTCAATTAAATCAAGCTTTGATGTGTGGATTAATCAAGAGATTTATGCCCTTAAGGTAGAATATGGCGCACCTCCCGATGATTTTAATCCAAAGGGACAGAAATGGGGAGCACCTCCTGTGATTCCCTTTAAATTAAAGGAAAAGGCTTATCTTCCATTTATAAAGATTTTAAGAGCCAATATGAAAACAAAACTTCTCAGAATTGATCACGCTCTTGGTTTATTCAGAGCATTCTGGATTCCTGAAGGTTCTTCTCCAGACAATGGTGCCTATGTAAAATATCCATGGAAAGACCTCCTTGGAATTATTGCCCTTGAAAGTCAGTTAAACCAGACAGGAGTCATAGGAGAAGACCTCGGAACAGCCGAGGAATGGATGAAGAATGAGTTAATAAAAAGGAAAATATGCTCATGGAGAGTTTTTTATTTTGAAAAAAGTCAGGAAAGATATAAGTCATCCAGTATTTATCCTGAAGATTCTTTATGTAGCATAACAACCCATGATTTGCCAACACTTAAAGGATTCTGGAATGGAAAAGACATAGAATTGAGAAATAAATTTAAAATTTACGATGAAAAACAAGCTCATAATGCTTTTATGGAAAGGCAGAACGATATAAAAAAAATCATTGCTCTTTTAAAAGAAGAAAATTTGCTGGAAAGAGACTCTCTGACAGAGCTTTTTTTAGCCATATTAAAATTTCTTGCAAAAACTCCCTCAAAATATCTTCTTTTATATCCTGAGGACATATTACTTTTAGAAGAGCAGATAAATTTTCCTGGGACAACCACTGAATACCCTAACTGGCAGAGAAAGCTTCCTTTTGCAATTAATGAAATTATAAAATTGCCAATCTTCAAAGAAATTGAAGCTATTTTGAAGGAGGCTGGTCGGGTTCATTCTTTTGATTAG
- the mtgA gene encoding monofunctional biosynthetic peptidoglycan transglycosylase: MLKWFFRILIFAVLVYFIYIIVYPFIVDVSFLKRKNPELTAMMKYRIEQWQKEGRKIKIKKIWMPLNRISPYLVKAVLIGEDDKFYRHSGFDIEGIKKAIEKDIKEKKLKYGGSTITQQLAKNLYLNPSKNPIRKIQEAIITWRLEKTLPKKRILELYLNVAEWGEGIFGAEAASRHYFRKSASELTAMEAARLAASLPNPLRYSPVGNSRFVERRANLIYFIMQKRGIIKQEYTEPEEKDSMPVLQETPLESNQKNEPDQPPSK, encoded by the coding sequence ATGCTTAAATGGTTTTTTAGAATTTTAATTTTTGCGGTTTTGGTTTATTTTATTTACATAATTGTTTATCCTTTTATCGTGGATGTTTCATTTTTAAAAAGGAAAAATCCAGAGTTGACTGCAATGATGAAGTATCGGATTGAGCAATGGCAAAAGGAAGGCAGAAAAATAAAAATCAAAAAAATATGGATGCCTCTTAATAGAATTTCTCCCTATCTTGTCAAAGCTGTGCTTATTGGTGAAGATGACAAATTTTACAGACATTCAGGCTTTGATATTGAAGGAATAAAAAAGGCAATTGAAAAAGACATAAAAGAAAAAAAACTTAAATACGGAGGAAGTACAATTACTCAACAGCTTGCAAAAAATCTTTATCTCAATCCATCAAAAAATCCAATAAGAAAAATTCAGGAAGCAATAATTACATGGAGGCTTGAAAAAACTCTACCCAAAAAGAGAATTCTTGAACTATATCTTAATGTTGCTGAATGGGGTGAGGGAATTTTTGGTGCAGAGGCTGCATCAAGGCATTACTTCAGGAAATCAGCATCAGAGCTTACAGCAATGGAAGCGGCAAGGCTGGCTGCGTCTTTGCCAAATCCTCTGAGATACAGTCCTGTAGGAAATTCAAGATTTGTTGAAAGACGTGCAAATCTTATTTACTTTATAATGCAGAAAAGAGGGATAATCAAGCAAGAGTATACAGAGCCAGAGGAAAAAGATTCTATGCCTGTTTTACAGGAAACTCCTTTAGAGTCTAATCAAAAGAATGAACCCGACCAGCCTCCTTCAAAATAG
- a CDS encoding transcriptional repressor, with protein MSFEQRWCCRKRFRECGLKWTQTREAIINLLSSKKGHLSAEEIFLEVKKLYPGIGLATVYRTLELLTELGILRKFDFKDGRARYEFIAGRQTVEHYHLICRICGKIIDYEIDLENQQDPLKDLKSTLIEKFNFSIERSDIQFFGLCEKCRHHLEKD; from the coding sequence ATGTCCTTTGAACAAAGATGGTGCTGCAGGAAAAGATTTAGAGAATGCGGTTTAAAATGGACACAGACCCGAGAAGCCATAATAAATCTTCTGTCTTCAAAAAAAGGCCACTTAAGTGCTGAAGAAATTTTTCTTGAAGTCAAAAAACTTTATCCAGGAATAGGACTTGCAACAGTTTACAGAACTCTTGAACTTCTTACAGAACTTGGAATTTTAAGAAAGTTTGATTTTAAAGACGGAAGAGCACGCTATGAATTTATAGCTGGAAGACAAACAGTAGAACACTACCATCTTATCTGTAGAATTTGCGGAAAAATTATTGACTACGAAATAGACCTTGAAAACCAGCAGGATCCTCTCAAAGATTTAAAAAGTACTCTCATAGAAAAATTTAATTTTTCTATTGAACGCTCAGATATTCAGTTTTTCGGGCTCTGTGAAAAATGCAGGCATCATTTAGAAAAGGATTGA
- the chrA gene encoding chromate efflux transporter gives MGFDKVTVLFFSFLKLGLTAFGGPAMVAYIKELAVDRNKWLDGKTFQEGVALAQAIPGATAMQVAAYVGLKTRGILGGIASFIGFGLPAFILMLILSALYQKTHSVSQITAIFTGLQVIVVAIVANATLSFAKPVIKSIGEIAVAVFSFLLFFFKINPFLIIIVCFFLSQLIFKDRANSENKNSKRLNFKGIGILILIVISGLIFLFFFDKDLLTLALLMIKIDIFAFGGGYASLPLMLHEVVDRLQWLDGKTFMDGIALGQITPGPIVITATFVGYLLKGFAGAAVGTVAVFTPSFLIMAFASEIGEKIKNSKLFLRAKKGLLASFSGLLLFATIKFAGAVSWNWLKILLLTAAFIGLFRKVSLVYIISMGTVLSISLF, from the coding sequence ATGGGATTTGATAAAGTAACAGTCCTTTTTTTCTCCTTTTTAAAACTCGGGCTTACAGCTTTTGGTGGTCCTGCAATGGTTGCCTACATTAAAGAACTTGCTGTGGACAGAAATAAATGGCTTGATGGAAAAACATTTCAGGAAGGGGTTGCACTTGCTCAGGCAATTCCAGGAGCAACAGCCATGCAGGTTGCAGCCTATGTAGGACTTAAAACAAGAGGAATTCTTGGCGGAATTGCAAGTTTTATAGGATTTGGTTTGCCTGCATTCATACTTATGCTTATTCTTTCAGCATTATACCAAAAGACACACTCAGTTTCTCAGATAACAGCGATTTTTACGGGGCTACAGGTGATTGTTGTAGCAATAGTTGCCAATGCCACATTAAGTTTTGCAAAACCTGTGATTAAATCAATTGGTGAAATAGCAGTGGCTGTTTTTTCTTTCTTACTTTTTTTCTTTAAAATCAATCCCTTTTTGATAATTATAGTTTGCTTTTTTCTTTCTCAATTAATTTTCAAAGACAGAGCAAACTCTGAAAATAAGAATTCAAAGAGATTAAATTTTAAAGGTATTGGCATTCTCATTTTGATTGTAATCTCAGGATTAATTTTTCTCTTTTTCTTTGACAAAGATCTTTTAACTCTTGCTTTGCTTATGATAAAAATAGATATTTTTGCCTTTGGTGGAGGATATGCCTCTCTGCCATTGATGTTGCATGAGGTTGTTGACAGACTTCAATGGTTAGATGGAAAGACATTTATGGATGGAATAGCTCTTGGACAGATAACTCCAGGTCCAATTGTTATTACAGCGACTTTTGTAGGATATCTTTTAAAAGGTTTTGCAGGAGCTGCTGTTGGTACTGTGGCAGTTTTTACACCTTCTTTTTTAATTATGGCTTTTGCTTCAGAAATAGGTGAAAAAATAAAAAATTCAAAGTTATTCCTCAGAGCGAAAAAAGGACTCTTAGCATCCTTTTCAGGACTTTTACTTTTTGCAACTATAAAGTTTGCTGGTGCAGTAAGCTGGAACTGGCTTAAAATTCTTTTATTAACAGCAGCTTTTATTGGTCTTTTTAGAAAAGTTAGTCTTGTTTATATAATTAGCATGGGCACAGTATTGTCAATCTCTCTTTTTTAG
- a CDS encoding sulfite exporter TauE/SafE family protein, whose product MTYFIASLITFIFTTVLTIAGVGAAFILIPVFVALGVPLLTAMSTALLLNSIAMAVASFYNAKAGLIVYKTALPILIFAALLSPVGAITAEHLSRTLLLWLFVGFLIFAGSMMLWYKPKKREISEHKKLIIYGVGVGGFAGYVGGLLGVGGGNLIVPALVWLGFDPKKASATTSFIVIFSSFSGFLGHISLGNIDHNLLILCAIGSIAGAVLGNYLMRKKLSAPQVKKVIGVVLYIIAAKMIWDLIK is encoded by the coding sequence ATGACCTATTTCATAGCATCTCTAATCACCTTTATCTTTACAACAGTGCTGACAATAGCAGGAGTTGGAGCTGCTTTTATTCTTATTCCAGTTTTTGTAGCTCTTGGAGTTCCTCTTCTTACAGCCATGTCAACTGCATTGCTTTTAAACAGCATTGCCATGGCTGTTGCTTCTTTTTATAATGCCAAAGCAGGGCTGATAGTTTATAAAACAGCCCTGCCAATTTTAATCTTTGCTGCATTGCTTTCACCTGTTGGTGCAATTACAGCAGAACATCTTTCAAGAACCCTTCTTTTATGGCTTTTTGTTGGATTTCTCATTTTTGCAGGCTCAATGATGCTATGGTATAAACCAAAGAAAAGAGAGATTTCAGAGCATAAAAAATTGATTATCTACGGAGTTGGAGTTGGTGGATTTGCAGGTTATGTTGGAGGTCTTTTAGGTGTTGGCGGAGGGAATCTCATAGTTCCTGCCCTTGTATGGCTTGGCTTTGACCCTAAGAAAGCTTCAGCTACCACTTCTTTTATCGTTATTTTTTCATCTTTTTCAGGATTTTTGGGTCATATCTCGCTCGGAAACATTGACCACAATCTTTTAATACTATGTGCAATTGGTTCAATTGCTGGTGCTGTTTTAGGAAATTATCTTATGAGAAAAAAGCTTTCTGCTCCGCAGGTAAAAAAGGTGATTGGTGTTGTATTATATATCATAGCAGCAAAAATGATATGGGATTTGATAAAGTAA
- a CDS encoding FmdE family protein, whose protein sequence is MDRELLNKMFEFHGHKCWASALGLRAGLLALEKLGVKRANVKELFVILETGYNHAAGCFGDGVQFATGCTAGKGNLIKKPRGKLAFTLIDPKQGKQIRMCFNPKIREKIANSSFMKKRSAGVPPTEISPEEVMEVVNLVLDSPVEEVLLIGNVEDSHFDPPHEVMGMAICDICGEMVARPYLRLIGSGQACEVGELKKVCIDCSGYEEGFEK, encoded by the coding sequence ATGGACAGGGAATTATTAAACAAAATGTTTGAGTTTCATGGTCACAAATGCTGGGCTTCTGCATTGGGCTTGAGAGCAGGACTGCTTGCATTAGAAAAACTTGGTGTTAAACGGGCCAATGTAAAGGAGCTTTTTGTAATTCTTGAAACAGGATACAATCATGCAGCAGGCTGTTTTGGAGATGGAGTTCAGTTTGCTACAGGTTGCACTGCAGGCAAAGGTAATCTTATTAAAAAACCGAGAGGTAAACTTGCTTTCACACTTATTGATCCCAAGCAGGGCAAACAAATAAGGATGTGCTTTAATCCAAAAATAAGAGAAAAGATTGCGAACTCAAGTTTTATGAAGAAAAGATCAGCAGGAGTTCCGCCAACTGAGATTTCTCCTGAAGAAGTCATGGAAGTTGTAAATCTTGTTCTTGATTCTCCAGTGGAAGAAGTGCTTTTAATTGGAAATGTTGAAGACTCCCATTTTGATCCACCGCATGAAGTCATGGGAATGGCAATCTGCGACATTTGTGGAGAAATGGTGGCAAGACCTTATCTCAGACTTATTGGTTCTGGACAGGCTTGCGAGGTTGGAGAGCTTAAAAAAGTATGCATAGACTGTTCAGGATATGAAGAGGGTTTTGAAAAATGA
- a CDS encoding MoaD/ThiS family protein, with translation MKVTVKLFGGITSAKDFPKNEEGDLFVELTAESSVGQLIDELSLNKKPFIIVLNGVILHDLTIKLKDGDELSLFPPIAGGLLN, from the coding sequence ATGAAAGTCACAGTAAAACTATTTGGAGGAATAACATCAGCAAAAGATTTTCCAAAGAATGAAGAGGGAGATCTTTTTGTAGAACTTACAGCAGAGAGTTCTGTTGGTCAGCTGATTGATGAGCTTTCATTAAATAAGAAACCTTTTATAATTGTCCTCAATGGAGTCATTCTTCATGACCTAACAATAAAGCTTAAAGATGGAGATGAATTAAGTCTTTTTCCCCCAATAGCAGGCGGATTACTTAATTGA